From one Desulfurobacterium thermolithotrophum DSM 11699 genomic stretch:
- a CDS encoding phasin family protein, with the protein MKNLTELLRKIALLQIGAISLVTEKAERLIKELEEKGKVSEEEGKKFVDGLRKGLQKQKEEISRQVEKILKEVNLVTREEIKTLKKEIEELKKEVENLKKSKN; encoded by the coding sequence ATGAAAAACCTTACAGAGCTTTTAAGAAAAATTGCTCTTCTCCAAATAGGAGCTATTTCCTTAGTGACCGAAAAAGCAGAAAGATTGATTAAGGAACTTGAGGAGAAGGGAAAAGTTTCTGAAGAAGAAGGAAAGAAGTTTGTTGATGGATTAAGAAAAGGTCTTCAAAAGCAGAAAGAAGAAATATCAAGACAAGTTGAAAAAATCTTAAAGGAAGTTAATCTTGTAACTCGTGAGGAAATCAAAACTCTAAAAAAAGAAATAGAAGAGCTGAAAAAAGAAGTTGAAAATCTTAAAAAGAGCAAAAACTGA
- a CDS encoding ABC1 kinase family protein produces the protein MRFLHRFWQILGYLYFCTYEHLTNYIPEIIVRLIGFFLFHPYRFLLGYPPPQRLRIAFENLGAAYLKIGQILSTRVDVLPAEYVKELEKLQDRVPPEPLEEILKSCQYLKEHVLEFEREPIGSGSVAQVHWARLKDGREVAIKILRPKAKETIKQDIKVLKKSVSLLSNFIPFFREFRILKIIEELERVLLNELNLTTEAAYMELFRKFSSKEPSLYIPEVIWELTRENVLVIEFIKGRKLNEIKDLPKETRKKLANDFVKIVNRMVFELGIFHGDLHPGNIFILENGKFAFIDFGIVGRLSPDTLAAFFSFSVGVMNKDPDLIINSLKRIGAITKEVNVSLLKREILIFLDRYYNRPLSQIDAEKLFYEELSAARKFKIILPEELVILMKTIAHTESIARLIYDDFRLPPLLKPYLKKLAPKMAINEFRRKSLSLLMTYVDLIEKLPERLSRAPVVSKSRDFFWGIALLGSAVVLSFAPKIILVYLFAVYITNRFYKRQ, from the coding sequence ATGCGTTTTCTTCACAGATTTTGGCAAATTTTAGGTTATCTTTACTTTTGTACGTATGAACACCTTACTAATTACATTCCTGAAATTATAGTAAGGCTTATTGGTTTCTTCCTCTTTCATCCTTACCGATTTCTTCTTGGATATCCTCCCCCGCAAAGATTACGAATAGCTTTTGAAAATTTGGGAGCTGCCTATTTAAAAATAGGACAAATTCTATCTACAAGAGTTGATGTTCTACCTGCTGAGTATGTAAAAGAACTGGAAAAACTTCAAGACAGAGTTCCTCCAGAGCCATTAGAAGAAATATTGAAAAGTTGTCAGTATCTTAAAGAACACGTACTTGAGTTTGAACGTGAGCCAATTGGTTCAGGTTCTGTTGCTCAAGTACATTGGGCAAGATTAAAAGATGGAAGAGAAGTAGCAATAAAAATACTGAGACCTAAAGCAAAGGAAACAATAAAACAAGATATTAAAGTTCTTAAAAAAAGTGTAAGTTTACTTTCAAACTTCATTCCTTTTTTCCGAGAATTTAGAATCCTTAAGATAATTGAAGAACTTGAAAGAGTACTTTTAAACGAGTTAAACCTCACAACAGAAGCAGCATACATGGAACTTTTTAGAAAATTTTCAAGTAAAGAACCTTCTCTTTACATTCCTGAAGTTATTTGGGAACTTACAAGAGAAAACGTTCTTGTAATAGAGTTCATTAAAGGAAGAAAGTTAAACGAAATTAAGGATCTTCCCAAAGAAACAAGAAAGAAGTTAGCTAATGACTTTGTGAAGATTGTTAATAGAATGGTCTTTGAGTTAGGAATTTTTCATGGAGATCTTCATCCTGGAAACATTTTTATTCTTGAGAATGGAAAATTTGCTTTTATAGACTTTGGAATAGTAGGAAGATTATCACCAGACACACTGGCAGCATTTTTTTCTTTTTCTGTAGGAGTTATGAATAAAGATCCTGATCTAATAATTAACTCTCTAAAAAGAATTGGAGCAATTACAAAGGAAGTAAATGTTTCTTTGCTCAAAAGAGAGATACTTATATTTCTTGATAGATACTATAACAGACCACTTTCACAAATAGACGCAGAAAAACTATTTTATGAAGAGTTGTCGGCTGCAAGAAAGTTTAAGATTATATTACCTGAAGAACTAGTAATTCTTATGAAGACAATAGCTCATACAGAATCAATTGCAAGGCTTATATATGACGATTTTAGACTTCCTCCTCTTTTAAAACCTTACTTAAAGAAGTTAGCACCCAAAATGGCGATAAATGAATTTAGAAGAAAAAGTCTAAGTCTTTTAATGACTTACGTTGATTTAATAGAAAAACTTCCAGAAAGATTAAGTAGAGCTCCAGTAGTGTCTAAAAGCAGAGACTTTTTTTGGGGAATAGCTTTGCTTGGCAGTGCGGTAGTTTTATCATTTGCTCCAAAAATTATCTTAGTTTATCTTTTTGCTGTTTATATAACAAATCGCTTTTATAAAAGACAATAG
- a CDS encoding RNA methyltransferase, translated as MAVYVALLHYPVYNKEKRVVATSLTTLDIHDIARASRTYGIKKYFIVQPIENHLWLANKLLSFWQGGHGREYNPKRWEALKLVKAVPYFENVLEEIEKENGVKPKVVVTSAREYENSISFECLRDRIRSGENVIICFGTGWGLTEEFIKSADYILEPIRGATDYNHLSVRSAAAIILDRLLG; from the coding sequence ATGGCTGTATATGTAGCGCTTCTTCACTATCCAGTTTACAATAAAGAAAAAAGAGTGGTTGCGACATCGCTAACAACACTTGACATTCATGATATAGCGAGAGCATCAAGAACATACGGAATAAAAAAGTACTTTATTGTTCAACCAATAGAAAACCATCTCTGGCTTGCAAATAAACTTCTTTCATTTTGGCAGGGTGGACATGGTAGAGAATACAACCCAAAGAGATGGGAAGCCTTAAAACTCGTAAAAGCTGTTCCTTATTTTGAAAATGTTCTTGAAGAAATAGAGAAAGAAAATGGAGTTAAACCTAAGGTTGTTGTTACATCTGCAAGAGAGTATGAAAATAGTATTTCATTTGAATGTTTAAGAGATAGAATAAGATCTGGAGAAAACGTAATAATCTGTTTCGGAACAGGATGGGGACTTACAGAAGAATTTATAAAAAGCGCAGATTACATTTTAGAACCTATAAGGGGTGCAACTGACTACAACCATTTGTCTGTTAGATCAGCAGCAGCAATTATCCTTGATAGACTTCTTGGTTAA